The Candidatus Neomarinimicrobiota bacterium DNA segment ACGGCCGGGCACCCCCTGAATAGGCACGGGGAGGATCTCGGCTGCCCCACCCCCATCGATTGCGGCGCACCTGCGAATACTTATGTCAAAGCCGGGGATCCCGGCAACCCCGGAGGCTATACCCACGGTCAGGGATTCGGTCCCTATACGCTTGCTCCGGGGGACAGCGTTCATATCGTCCTTGCGGAAGGGGTGGCGGGGATTGACCGCGAATCGTCGTATGACATCGGCGCCCAATGGTTGAGCGGCAGCGGACCGTTTCAGCTTCCTGAAAAAGTTGGAGGTGGCACCACAAATGACGCCGATTATTTCAAGAATGCCTGGGTGTACACCGGTGAAGATTCACTCTTTCAAACGTTTGAGAGAGCTCTTGAGAATTACGAATCCGACTTTGACATTTCTCAACCCCCCCCTCCCCCCGAACTTTTCGAGGTGAATTCGGGTGGAGACAGGATCTCATTGACGTGGACAGACAATGCTGAGTTCGATCCCGTCAATAATGCTGTGGGATACAGGATTTATCGGGCGATCCATGTACCCGATACCACGTATGAATTAATCTTTGAGTGCGGACAGGGCACGGATAACGCCATCGTACATGAGTATGATGATAGAAGCGCAATTCGTGGGTTCGACTACTACTATTACATCGTTTCATTCGATGACGGAAATTCCAACGACGTACAGGCTGGAGTTCCCCTCGTAAGCAGCAAATTCTATACCATGACAAGCGAACCTGCATCTCTGAAAAGACCCGCCGGAGAAAAACTGGCGAACATACGAGTTGTCCCCAACCCTTTCAACATAAAGGCCCGGGAACTCCAATTCGGAGAAAGTGACCCTGACCGTATTATGTTCTACAACATCCCCCCCGTCTGCAGAATCAGGATTTATACCGAGCGGGGCGATCTTGTCAAAACACTGGAGCACACCGATGGAAGCGGGGACGAGGCCTGGAACTCCGTGACCTCTTCCCGGCAGCTGGTGGTTAGCGGAGTCTATATAGCTCACATCGAAGTGACACAGGACTATCAGGATCCCGTCTCGGGCGAATTACTCTACAAGGTGGGAGATGCCGCCATCCGGAAGTTGATCATTATCCGATGATACATCCGTCGAAGCCCGGGAGAAAATAAGCCATGAACGAGAATACCATACGAAAACTCATTCCCAGACTGGCCTTGGGCGTTGCGATTATGGTGTGCACCGCCTGTGAAAACTATCTTCCGGAAGCCTTTCAGGAAGAAGAATTTTCGACTGCCCTTCTGGACGACAACGCCCGTACACTTCTGATAGATACCCTGACTGTTCCCGTCAACGCCTCTATTTCCGATACGCTAGATTCATTGATCGCAGACTCCAGTATAGTGTCCCCGGGAGATGTGAACTGGAATGTTGTGATGCCCGGAGACACCGGATACGTTGTTCTTGCCAATGATGGGACGACCAGCGGAGCGGCAGCAACACTATTCTTCTATGATGACATTGTTGCCATGGTCGTAACGGAGGAGGATGGCTCACCGGTTGAGCCGACCAGCGAACACATTCCCCTCGAGACTATCGCCTACGCGCCGGAAATCAGGACGCGACTGGGATACGACCTTTCAGGAGGCCAGGACTATGTAGTCCGGTTTGTCTCCTCAGTTTCATCATTTCACCTGGTTATTCTAGAAGGAGAGTAGCCAACAAGAGGGAGAAAGGTGATGTACAAACCTATCATAACCCGGTTGCTCATCATCATGATGATTCTCGCATCAGGGTCATACCTGACGGGACAGAACAAGAAACTGGGCCAGACGGGATTCCAATTCCTGAGTGTGACTTCCGATGCCCGGGCTGCCGGTATGGGTGGGGCCATGACCACCGTGGAAGCCTATTCCGCCTCACTGTTCTTCAATCCTGCCGGCATGGCAAGAGTGCCCAACCTTCTCGACGTGAGATTCAATCAGAACGAATGGATTGCCGACATTATGCACAACTCGTTCAGTCTTTCATTCAGACCGGGTGGTGGAGAATACGGTGTTTTCGGACTCAGCCTCCTTTCAGTGGACTACGGAGACATCCAGGGAACCATGGTCGCCGAGAACGAGCAAGGCTATGTGGAAACGGAAACATTCACTCCGTCGGCCCTCGCAGTGGGTATCGGATATGCCAGGGCTCTTACCGACAAATTCTCCGTTGGAGCCCATCTCAAGTCTGCGCACCAGTCTCTCGGGAAAAGCGTGATACCCGTGACAGATACGACCAATACATTGATCAAGAATCTGGCAAGGGCGACCGCGTTCGATTTCGGCACTATCTACTTTACAGGATTCAAAAGTCTCGCTTTCGGCATGTCCGTCCGCAATTTTTCCGATGAGATCAAGTTCGAGTCCGAAGGATTTCAGCTGCCGCTGACCTTCAGAATCGGGGTATCCATGGACGTCCTGGATTTGCTTCCTGAAAAAACCTTCCAGTCTCTTCTCGTTTCTCTCGATGCGGTTCATCCCCGGTCATATCCCGAGTACGTGGACCTTGGAATGGAATATACCCTAGCGGGCATGTTTGCCGTCCGAAGCGGTTATCTGTTCAACCGTGAGGAGCAAGGATTAACGGTAGGTGTGGGGGTCCAAAAACGGTTGAAAAACATCTTCTTTGCTGTGGACTATTCCTCGTCTCCATTCGGCGTGTTTGGCAACATTCAGAGGTTATCACTCCAGTTTTCACTGTAATGGACTATTGATCAGGGTGTTGGAGGACAATCCCATGAAACAATTGAGTGCAGAGAGGAATGTGACATGGATCCTCTCTTTGTTTGTCATTTCCATCTTCTCCGCTTGCGAAGAACCGGAATACCCGGAAAGTATCTGGGAGGGTGACGATGTGGGTGAAGCGTATCCTTCCATCTCTCTTGTTCAACCCGAGGACGGTTCACTGGCAGGTGTGGGTGAAGTCACCATAATCGGAGAAAATTTCTCCGCCGATTCTGCGGACAATATCGTCTTCTTTGACGGATCATTGGCAACCATCCTGAGCGCCAGTGAAATGGAACTGCTGGTGAGGGCACCCGATCTTTCGGGAGATTCACTCACCATCAAGGTAGCTGTGACCGGGGCATTCGAGTTCGCAGAGTATCACCCATATAAGCTGGAACCCGCCGTAACTGAATACGGAGCTTTTGGCGAGTTTGACGACATCTACGCCATGGCTATGGATACCGATGAAAACCTCTATATTTCGATCTATGCTCGTACCATTACGATGGTTGATTCAACAGAGGAGAAAAGTGAGTACGCTTCCTGGGGCGGTCCTCCCTTGATATTAGCAGGGATGAAAATGGGGCCTGACGGGTATCTCTACTTTGCCGCCAACCGAACCCAGCTTTACAGGATCAATCCCGACGACGGTTCCCGTGAAACTTTCGCCGTTTTTGAAGAAAAGGTCCTCGACCTGGATTTCGATTCCGACTTGAACCTGTACGCTGCGGGGAAAGAAGGAAGGGTTTTCCTGACCACCCCTGAAGGTGACACCGCAACCGTCGCCCAATATGACACAGAGATTGAGTTTAACTGCGTGCGAGTCTTCGGAGACCATGTATACCTGACGGGAGAATCACCAACACAAAAAGCTATCTGGCGAAACGAAATCGAAGATGGAGGAACATTGGGTCCCGGCGAACTTGTTTTTGACTGGGATGAGTTTGCAGGGGACCTGGGTCCATCAATTCAGGCAATTACTTTCGCAGAGGACGGAACCCTGTTCATAGGGTCGAACAGGGAGGAGGCCCTGTATGCCCTGGAACCTCCGTATAGCGAGTCCACACCCGAACCTCTCTATCCACAGGTTCTAGTACCCCCCGCCAGCTGGTTGTCCTGGGGCAATGGCAAGTACCTGTACGTAAACCGCCACAGCGATGACACTGCCCAACGACGCGTCCTCAAAGTGAACATGAAACAGGAGGGCGCCCCGTACTACGGAAGGCAATAACAGTTTCCAGGCTAAATAGATCGCTCCCCATCGTTGTTTCCTTTCTGGTCTTCCCCGGACTCATTCTCGGGGGCATCACTGGGAAGATTGCAGGAAGGATTGCTGATGCTCAAAGTGGTGATGGACTCGCAGGCGTAAATGTGGTCATTCAGGAAAGTGAGATGGGAGCTGCGACGGACAACAGCGGCTATTACGTCATACTCAATGTTCCCCCGGGGGACTATATGCTGAAAGCTTCCATGATCGGATACTCCGACGTAACCGCAACGAATGTTGTGGTGGTGATGGGTCAGACGACCACGCTCGACCTGAAGATGGAAACCGAGGTGCTGGCCGCGGAAGAAGTCACCATTGTCGCCGAGCGTCCCGTTGTGGTAAGGGATGTTTCAAACAGCCAGCTGAATGTCACCTCCGAGACCATTGAGAACATGCCCATCCTCGATGTTACGGAGGTGATTGGGCTCCAGGCCGGAATTCAGGGAATGACGGTCCGGGGAGGAAGTGCCCGCCAGACCGCTTTCGTGGTAGACGGGATTGTCCTGAATGACGAACGTTCAAACGATCCCTACACCTCAGTGAGTTTCGGCAGTATTAGTGAAGTCCAGGTGCAAACCGGCGGATTTAACGCCGAATACGGAGATGCAAGGTCGGGCATCATCAATGTTGTCACCAAAGGGGGCGGGAGGGATAGATACAGTGGCTCCATTATTCTCCGGTACAGACCCCCAGGCAAGAAACACTTCGGTCCATCGGTAGACGACCCAAACACCTTTTTCACACGCCCTTACCTGGATCCTGAAGTTTGCTACACGGGAACCGACAATGGTACCTGGGATGCTTACACCCAGAGGCAGTATCCGGCTTTTGAAGGATGGAATACCGTTTCTCAAGCGACACTTCAGGACAGCGATCCCACAAACGACCTGACACCTGAGGGGGCAAGACGACTTTTCAGGTGGCAGCACAGGAGAAACAGCAATATTGTGAAACCGGATCAGACCCTTGATGTCACGATAGGGGGACCCGTGCCCTGGATTGGCAAGGAGCTGGGAGATCTCCGTTTCCATTTTTCATACCGGGATCTCAAGGAAATGTTCATTATCCCCCTGGCCCGGAAAAGCTATGATGCGAATATAGGTCGTCTCAAGCTCACCACGGACATAAACCCGGAAACGAAATTGACGTTGACCGGAATGTACGGTGAAACCCATTCCGTTTCTCCATACCAGTGGCAGACCACACCCACGGGAGACGTTCTCAGATCCCCCTATGAGATCGCGAACTATGTAAGCAGCAGTTCCGGGAACAGTATCATCTATATGCCCGGTTGGTTCAGTCCCAGCACAATCTATCGAACTATATTGGGAGCGACATTCAGTCGCGTGCTGAGTTCAAGAACGTTTTACGAGGTGTATCTTCAGCACAACAGAAATCGGTACAACACCTACAAAATGGCAGACCGGGACACAACGCGAAAGTATGAGATCCTGCCCGGCTATTTTGTGGATGAGGCACCGTTCGGATACTGGGGCTATGGCGTGACCAGCATAGAGGGCATGAGGATTGGCGGATGGATGAACCTTGGACGCGACTCCAGTGTTGTGTCTACGACCACCCTCCGTTTCAATTTTACCAGTCAGCTCAATAGCACCAATCAGATTAAGAGCGGACTCAAGGTGACGTTCAATAACTACGACATCAACTCCTCCACCGAGAGTCCGTCCATGACAACCTGGACGCGAGATCAGGTTTATGAGGTCCACCCCTTTAGAATTGGAGTGTACGCTCAAGATAAACTGGAATTCGAAGGGTTTATCGCCAACGTGGGACTTCGTCTTGACTACTCCGACGCAAACTCGCCCCGGTATGAATTGGACTTTTATGACCCTTATTTCAAGGAAGGTTACGGACACCTGATTGAGGAAGAGGTACCGGTCGACAATGCGGAACCCCAATGGAGTTTGAGTCCCCGTCTGGGGGTGTCGCACCCCATTACCGACAATTCCAAGCTCTACTTCAATTATGGCCATTTTCGCCAGGAGCCTTCCTCTACCTACCGATTCAGGATTCAGCGGGAGTACAATGGACTCGTGACATCCATCGGGGAGCCAGATCTGCGGCTGGAGAAGACGGTCTCCTACGAATTGGGCTATACACACTATCTCTTCAACCGGCTTCTTCTGAATATTGCCGCTTATTACAAGGATGTGACGAACGAACACGGTTGGATCACCTATCAAAACATCAATAATTCGGTTCAGTACCTGAGGGCTTCAGATAATAATTATGAAGATATTCGCGGACTGGAATTCACGCTCGACAAGCGGGTAGGAAGATGGGTGACCGGTTTTGTCAACTATACCTACGAAGTGAGAACTTACGGATATTTTGGCCTGACTGAGTACTATGAGGATCCCAACAGACAGCGGGAATACCTGAGACAGAACCCCTATCAGGAAAGACCTCACCCCAGACCCTACATGCGAGCCAATCTCGATATTCATTCTCCTGAAAGATTTGGCCCGGAGCTCAACGGGGTCTACGCATTGGGAGATTGGAACGTCAATCTACTTGCAACCTGGCGAGCTGGTGCATTCACGACCTATAATCCCAACAGCGGACCCGGAATAGTGGATAATGTCCAGTGGAAAGACAGCCACAATATCGATCTCCGGGTGACAAAATCGTTGCGGATTGGAGGTCAAGAAATGCAGTTGTTCGTGGATCTCACAAACGTCTTGAATTCCAGATTCTTAAGCTACGCAGGTTTTTCCGACAATTTCGACTATCTCGACTACATGGAATCGCTGCACTTTGCCTGGGAGG contains these protein-coding regions:
- a CDS encoding IPT/TIG domain-containing protein: MKQLSAERNVTWILSLFVISIFSACEEPEYPESIWEGDDVGEAYPSISLVQPEDGSLAGVGEVTIIGENFSADSADNIVFFDGSLATILSASEMELLVRAPDLSGDSLTIKVAVTGAFEFAEYHPYKLEPAVTEYGAFGEFDDIYAMAMDTDENLYISIYARTITMVDSTEEKSEYASWGGPPLILAGMKMGPDGYLYFAANRTQLYRINPDDGSRETFAVFEEKVLDLDFDSDLNLYAAGKEGRVFLTTPEGDTATVAQYDTEIEFNCVRVFGDHVYLTGESPTQKAIWRNEIEDGGTLGPGELVFDWDEFAGDLGPSIQAITFAEDGTLFIGSNREEALYALEPPYSESTPEPLYPQVLVPPASWLSWGNGKYLYVNRHSDDTAQRRVLKVNMKQEGAPYYGRQ
- a CDS encoding TonB-dependent receptor, yielding MLGGITGKIAGRIADAQSGDGLAGVNVVIQESEMGAATDNSGYYVILNVPPGDYMLKASMIGYSDVTATNVVVVMGQTTTLDLKMETEVLAAEEVTIVAERPVVVRDVSNSQLNVTSETIENMPILDVTEVIGLQAGIQGMTVRGGSARQTAFVVDGIVLNDERSNDPYTSVSFGSISEVQVQTGGFNAEYGDARSGIINVVTKGGGRDRYSGSIILRYRPPGKKHFGPSVDDPNTFFTRPYLDPEVCYTGTDNGTWDAYTQRQYPAFEGWNTVSQATLQDSDPTNDLTPEGARRLFRWQHRRNSNIVKPDQTLDVTIGGPVPWIGKELGDLRFHFSYRDLKEMFIIPLARKSYDANIGRLKLTTDINPETKLTLTGMYGETHSVSPYQWQTTPTGDVLRSPYEIANYVSSSSGNSIIYMPGWFSPSTIYRTILGATFSRVLSSRTFYEVYLQHNRNRYNTYKMADRDTTRKYEILPGYFVDEAPFGYWGYGVTSIEGMRIGGWMNLGRDSSVVSTTTLRFNFTSQLNSTNQIKSGLKVTFNNYDINSSTESPSMTTWTRDQVYEVHPFRIGVYAQDKLEFEGFIANVGLRLDYSDANSPRYELDFYDPYFKEGYGHLIEEEVPVDNAEPQWSLSPRLGVSHPITDNSKLYFNYGHFRQEPSSTYRFRIQREYNGLVTSIGEPDLRLEKTVSYELGYTHYLFNRLLLNIAAYYKDVTNEHGWITYQNINNSVQYLRASDNNYEDIRGLEFTLDKRVGRWVTGFVNYTYEVRTYGYFGLTEYYEDPNRQREYLRQNPYQERPHPRPYMRANLDIHSPERFGPELNGVYALGDWNVNLLATWRAGAFTTYNPNSGPGIVDNVQWKDSHNIDLRVTKSLRIGGQEMQLFVDLTNVLNSRFLSYAGFSDNFDYLDYMESLHFAWEEGVENGNDRVGEYRETQVNYIPMQSVSSLDVVLDPELPVLYYDLETERYVQFVENEWMERDESWIKREVIDKKAYIDMPNLTYFTYLNPRNVKLGIKVSF
- a CDS encoding PorV/PorQ family protein encodes the protein MYKPIITRLLIIMMILASGSYLTGQNKKLGQTGFQFLSVTSDARAAGMGGAMTTVEAYSASLFFNPAGMARVPNLLDVRFNQNEWIADIMHNSFSLSFRPGGGEYGVFGLSLLSVDYGDIQGTMVAENEQGYVETETFTPSALAVGIGYARALTDKFSVGAHLKSAHQSLGKSVIPVTDTTNTLIKNLARATAFDFGTIYFTGFKSLAFGMSVRNFSDEIKFESEGFQLPLTFRIGVSMDVLDLLPEKTFQSLLVSLDAVHPRSYPEYVDLGMEYTLAGMFAVRSGYLFNREEQGLTVGVGVQKRLKNIFFAVDYSSSPFGVFGNIQRLSLQFSL
- a CDS encoding fibronectin, producing the protein MQQMTLRNLTARLVLTMFILAGAAVADETKWIAVGNLHNWYSSAGGEREVGRTGEIPDQQDGLRWPAQFRWQDTQAAKALWIGSTNYNDPIVGKTFDYKVVHVGPRVLDDLDEIIPMEFNMVGRFGHPNVFVDGVPGSNLMVAMDEVDEIDPTLKADRVIYNVVHTAIGITLTRKIHAFTNPYHDNYFIYDYVFKNTGIVKKDTSITHSQTLTDVVFFIQYRYAPTREGSVYGGGWLPQSASWGHNTVNDAVFTHPETGDPFRVQFAWQGLHSQGAFSTIGGPAATGDGHLTSAQYVGVITLHADKSASDPSDDPDQPSTTMYLQSDLRITSGNSQFNDSQMAEEYAAMTAGHPLNRHGEDLGCPTPIDCGAPANTYVKAGDPGNPGGYTHGQGFGPYTLAPGDSVHIVLAEGVAGIDRESSYDIGAQWLSGSGPFQLPEKVGGGTTNDADYFKNAWVYTGEDSLFQTFERALENYESDFDISQPPPPPELFEVNSGGDRISLTWTDNAEFDPVNNAVGYRIYRAIHVPDTTYELIFECGQGTDNAIVHEYDDRSAIRGFDYYYYIVSFDDGNSNDVQAGVPLVSSKFYTMTSEPASLKRPAGEKLANIRVVPNPFNIKARELQFGESDPDRIMFYNIPPVCRIRIYTERGDLVKTLEHTDGSGDEAWNSVTSSRQLVVSGVYIAHIEVTQDYQDPVSGELLYKVGDAAIRKLIIIR